The segment TTCAAGCGCCTTTTGGAGTTTTGGCAACTCAGGCCAAGGGAGAAACTTTTATTCACGATTCTTTGTACGAAGGGAGATTTAATTATATTTCCGAAATAGAAAAAATGGGAGCGAAAGCCAAAGTTTTGGATGTCCATCGGGCGATTATTGAGGGTCCAACCAAACTCAAAGGGAAAAATATTATTAGTTTTGATCTTCGCGCCGGAGCATCTTTAATAATCGCGGCTCTTGTAGCTGAAGGCAAGACGACAATAAGAGAAATTTATCAGGTAGACAGAGGATATGAACGCATTGAAGAAAGATTATCAAAGTTAGGAGCTAATATAAAAAGGGTTAAGAGCTAGTTTATTCATATAAAGTCCGTAATTTTCAATTTTCAATTTACAATTTTCATTCAATTTACAATTTTATAATTTTTAAAAATTAAAATTGATAATTGATTCATTGAAAATTTATTGTAAATTGATAATTGATAATTGAAAATTGTTCATGTTTATTAGAAAAATCGGAATTGATTTAGGAACTGCCAATACTCTTGTGTTTGTTCCCGGGAAAGGAATAGTGGTGAATGAACCGTCAGTGGTGGCGGTTTCTTTAGCTGAAAACAAAATTTTGGCTGTTGGCAATAACGCTAAAGAAATGTTGGGAAGAACTCCGGATAGCATTGTTGCTAGTCGTCCGATGAAAGACGGTGTAATTGCAGATTACCGGGTTACAGAAGCGATGTTAAAATATTTTATTAATAAAGTAAGCGGGAAAGTACGTTTTTTAAAGCCGGAAATTATGATATCTATTCCCGCCGGGGTTACTTCGACAGAAAGGCGAGCTGTGGTTAATGCAGCTATTAAAGCCGGAGCAAAATCAGCCTATGTTGTCAAAGAACCTCTCCTGGCAGCGATAGGAGCTGGTATAGCGGTCCACAATCCTCAAGGAAACATTATTATTGATATCGGAGGAGGAACTTCTGAAATAGCGGTTATCTCTCTTGGAGGAATCGTGGCGGCTCATAGCGCTCGTGTTGGAGGAAACAAGCTCGATCAGGCAATTTCCGATTATATTAAAAGGAAATACGGATTAGTTATCGGTGAAAGAACGGCTGAGGATGTTAAAATTTCTATCGGTTCTGCTATTGCCCAGGTCAAAGAAGAATATATGGAAATAAGAGGACGGGATTTGATGGGAGGACTCCCAAGGATTGTCAAAATATCATCCAATGAAATAACGGAAGCGATTCAGGACGAACTTAGAGAAATAATCAATGCAATTAAAAAAGTTTTTCAGGAAACTCCTCCGGAACTGGCGGCGGATGTGATTGATAAAGGAATGGTTCTTTCCGGCGGCGGGGCGCTCCTTCGAAATTTGGATCAACTTATCACAAAAACAATTGGCGTCCCATGCTATGTGGCTGACGATGCGCTATTTTGCGTGATAAAAGGAATCGGAATTGCTCTTGATAATTTGGAAGTTTATAAGAGGACAATAATGATGACAAAGTAGAATTTTTAAATTTTATAATTTTTAATTTTGTAAATAATTTCTAATTTTTAATGTTTAAAAATTTAGATTTAGGATTTATTTAAAAATTACAAAAATTAAAAATTAAAAATTATTATGCTGATCGGGATAGATGCATCTAGAGCTTTCATAAATAATCGCACCGGCATCGAAGAATACTCTTATCAAGTGATAAAAAACCTGAGAGACAAATTGAAGAGTCATCAGGTTGTTTTATATGTAAGACGGAGTCAAAAGTCAAAAGCTGAAAGTCAAAAGCTTCCGGAGAACTGGAGAATTAAAGTTGTAAAATGGCCTTATTTTTGGACTCAAATAGGATTATCGCTAGAGTTATTATTTTATTCTGTCGATGTATTATTTGTTCCGGCGCATACGATTCCGTTCGTACATCCCGATAATACGGTAGTCACAATACATGGCCTG is part of the Parcubacteria group bacterium genome and harbors:
- a CDS encoding rod shape-determining protein encodes the protein MFIRKIGIDLGTANTLVFVPGKGIVVNEPSVVAVSLAENKILAVGNNAKEMLGRTPDSIVASRPMKDGVIADYRVTEAMLKYFINKVSGKVRFLKPEIMISIPAGVTSTERRAVVNAAIKAGAKSAYVVKEPLLAAIGAGIAVHNPQGNIIIDIGGGTSEIAVISLGGIVAAHSARVGGNKLDQAISDYIKRKYGLVIGERTAEDVKISIGSAIAQVKEEYMEIRGRDLMGGLPRIVKISSNEITEAIQDELREIINAIKKVFQETPPELAADVIDKGMVLSGGGALLRNLDQLITKTIGVPCYVADDALFCVIKGIGIALDNLEVYKRTIMMTK